The following are encoded together in the Phycisphaerae bacterium genome:
- a CDS encoding alpha/beta hydrolase, translating into MRVRALLFEKPTGVFLWVAVPAMLFFSIAPLPAAQQPDAEPPVPKGFGSTEEVKEAIGQGKVRLVNLFIPLPENVEVINNVEYGRVGERSLQLDLYQPKGLSKPVPAVILIHGGGWKSGNRQIYRYYCIKLAEKGYVTATISYRLSEEAPYPAAVQDAKCAVRWLRANARKHHVDPDKIAVLGGSAGGHLAMMVGYSSGVKALEGNGGNAGVSSAVQAAIDFYGPVDLTADEAKKAGAVIDFMGGKRYNEAEAQYREASPITHLAKGAPPTLILHGTIDDTVPIAQADLLARKLKELGIPYEYERLEGWPHTMDLSEDVNRRCLWRVERFLVKHLPVPPGALPPASSTAAE; encoded by the coding sequence ATGAGAGTTCGGGCCCTTCTTTTCGAGAAGCCCACCGGCGTTTTCTTGTGGGTCGCCGTCCCTGCAATGCTCTTCTTCAGTATCGCCCCCTTGCCGGCCGCCCAACAACCGGATGCTGAACCGCCCGTGCCCAAAGGTTTCGGCTCCACGGAGGAAGTCAAGGAGGCGATCGGGCAGGGCAAAGTCAGGCTGGTCAACCTGTTCATCCCGCTGCCGGAGAACGTTGAGGTTATCAACAATGTCGAGTACGGCAGAGTGGGCGAAAGATCGCTCCAACTCGACCTTTATCAGCCCAAAGGCCTCAGTAAGCCGGTCCCGGCGGTGATCCTGATCCACGGCGGAGGATGGAAAAGCGGGAACCGCCAGATCTATCGGTACTATTGCATCAAGTTGGCCGAGAAGGGTTACGTCACGGCCACGATCTCCTACCGGCTTTCGGAGGAGGCACCATACCCGGCGGCTGTGCAGGACGCCAAGTGCGCGGTTCGCTGGCTGCGGGCCAATGCCCGCAAACACCACGTCGACCCGGATAAGATCGCCGTGCTCGGGGGCTCGGCCGGCGGTCACCTGGCGATGATGGTCGGGTACTCATCGGGGGTGAAAGCCCTGGAGGGCAACGGCGGTAACGCGGGCGTCAGCAGCGCCGTGCAGGCGGCGATCGACTTCTATGGGCCTGTCGATCTGACTGCTGATGAAGCCAAGAAGGCAGGGGCGGTGATCGATTTCATGGGCGGCAAGCGATATAACGAGGCCGAGGCGCAGTACCGCGAGGCGTCTCCGATCACTCACCTGGCAAAGGGCGCCCCGCCGACGCTCATCCTGCACGGCACCATCGACGACACGGTTCCTATCGCGCAGGCAGACCTGTTGGCCAGGAAGCTCAAGGAACTGGGTATTCCATACGAGTACGAGAGGTTGGAGGGCTGGCCCCACACCATGGATTTGTCCGAGGATGTCAACCGGCGTTGTTTGTGGCGGGTCGAGCGGTTTCTGGTCAAGCATCTTCCGGTTCCACCTGGGGCCCTGCCACCCGCTTCAAGCACGGCGGCGGAGTAG